A single genomic interval of Stieleria maiorica harbors:
- a CDS encoding DJ-1/PfpI family protein: protein MGKKILMIVGDYVEDYEAMVPLQILQTMGHQVDTVCPDKKPGDTVATAIHDFDGDQTYSEKPGHRFAITADFSAVDVAQYDALVVPGGRAPEYLRLNDRVLEIVKQFDVEKKPIAAICHGPQILAAAGVLVGKDCSCYPAVQFEVTAGGGKYVEPAETMDSAHTHGHLVSAPAWPAHPAWMRAFLDLLN, encoded by the coding sequence ATGGGCAAAAAGATTTTGATGATCGTCGGCGACTATGTGGAAGATTACGAGGCGATGGTCCCGCTGCAGATCCTGCAAACGATGGGGCACCAAGTTGACACGGTGTGTCCCGACAAAAAGCCGGGCGACACGGTGGCCACCGCGATCCACGATTTCGACGGCGACCAGACGTACAGTGAGAAACCGGGGCACCGGTTCGCGATCACCGCGGATTTCTCCGCGGTCGATGTCGCCCAGTACGATGCCCTGGTCGTGCCGGGCGGTCGGGCGCCGGAATACTTGCGTCTGAACGACCGCGTGCTGGAGATTGTCAAGCAATTTGACGTCGAAAAGAAACCCATCGCCGCGATCTGCCACGGCCCCCAAATCCTCGCCGCCGCCGGGGTCCTGGTCGGAAAAGATTGCAGTTGCTACCCCGCGGTGCAGTTTGAGGTCACCGCCGGCGGAGGGAAATATGTCGAACCCGCCGAGACGATGGATTCGGCCCACACGCACGGACACCTGGTCAGCGCACCGGCTTGGCCGGCCCACCCGGCCTGGATGCGCGCCTTTTTGGACCTTCTAAATTAG
- a CDS encoding alpha/beta hydrolase: MCRLSVRVATIAFTLALVMPSTLSAQGAKKKVAPPPQPGPVKLPTKDGLELAGYYFGSNKGKEAIPVMIVHEWKGQKAPYGKLCTALRDAGCAVLALDYRGHGGSREYTDPSGTTQEFDLERMRKQHVLAIVKYDLDAAKAFLEKENNEGKLNLNALVVIGVREGCVLAAGWTQRDWSFVPVGTRKQGQDVKALVLVSPKRLLKGVPIESSLGVPTVAALPTMMVVGEGSEEQSDTSRIYKRLEAAKKRISGGKDPEGLELMEVKQPLGGPFLVNESAKVIPEIVKFVTSQVPISDTDNPWIER; encoded by the coding sequence ATGTGCCGTTTGTCCGTACGCGTTGCCACCATTGCGTTCACGCTTGCTCTGGTGATGCCGTCGACTCTGTCCGCACAAGGAGCGAAAAAGAAGGTTGCCCCGCCGCCCCAACCGGGGCCGGTCAAACTGCCGACCAAGGACGGTTTGGAACTGGCCGGGTATTACTTCGGGTCCAACAAGGGCAAGGAAGCGATCCCGGTGATGATCGTCCATGAGTGGAAAGGGCAAAAGGCACCTTACGGCAAGCTGTGCACCGCGCTTCGCGATGCCGGGTGCGCCGTGCTGGCCCTGGACTATCGCGGGCACGGCGGTTCGCGCGAATACACCGACCCCAGCGGGACGACCCAGGAATTCGATCTGGAACGGATGCGCAAGCAGCACGTCCTGGCGATCGTCAAGTACGACCTGGACGCGGCCAAAGCCTTCCTGGAAAAGGAAAACAACGAAGGAAAGTTGAACCTGAACGCGTTGGTGGTTATCGGCGTCCGCGAAGGTTGTGTGTTGGCGGCCGGTTGGACCCAACGCGACTGGAGCTTCGTACCGGTGGGGACACGCAAACAAGGCCAAGATGTCAAAGCACTGGTCCTGGTTTCCCCGAAACGGCTTCTAAAGGGCGTCCCGATCGAGTCGTCACTGGGAGTCCCCACGGTCGCGGCCTTGCCCACCATGATGGTGGTCGGCGAAGGATCCGAGGAGCAGAGTGATACGAGCCGCATCTACAAACGCCTTGAGGCCGCCAAGAAACGAATCAGCGGCGGCAAGGATCCCGAGGGGTTGGAATTGATGGAGGTCAAGCAACCACTGGGCGGGCCATTTCTGGTCAACGAGTCGGCCAAGGTGATCCCCGAGATCGTCAAATTCGTGACCTCGCAGGTGCCGATCAGCGACACCGATAACCCCTGGATCGAACGCTAA
- a CDS encoding vWA domain-containing protein, with translation MSESPNDSRSGLLTDPVPRRPAPQGGKRPSDPNRLRELQLELDRIRSRAEAARLAASAARLDADAARLDTQAAELELQIQRLGGIIHPKGHPADSLHQIAQRANRIEAADPPRYQLDSPRARRPKAAEVIGRIAATEVPPHTRPESDTSDLSDASETATKIDRTSPRSNPRTTTLFGGWNQVREVLDRPSKQKPPKPEHHQDTKDRNHRTDAVAPDRVELALHLAADLATESPDPTPQRRRPAAWLLSALFHGFLLLGLALLTLASPPPRDQIAIAGSVAETDELAIESLTIETPTLQPPSSEPTPSEVPSEISDLGEIPISEILREAPPTPPSPMIDSMLSGDPSSAAAMSLKSDSDATMDFCGVDGGGNHFVYLVDSSGSMGNAFESARAELLRSINLLKPEQRFYVIFFDAQPDYMRLSSLDQDEPRSVYATPENKHRLQRWAKTIRMDRGRAPYDALPFALELNPDVIFLLSDGEFPQRIEDLLQDINRVDNLFGDDDPISIVHTIGYHSRDGESRMRRIAAQNGGQYRHVPKPRKN, from the coding sequence ATGTCCGAGTCACCGAACGATTCCCGATCCGGTCTTCTGACCGATCCGGTCCCGCGAAGGCCGGCCCCCCAAGGTGGCAAACGGCCGTCCGATCCGAATCGATTGCGCGAGCTGCAACTGGAACTCGACCGGATTCGCAGTCGAGCCGAAGCGGCACGGCTGGCTGCCAGCGCCGCGCGATTGGACGCCGACGCGGCAAGACTGGACACACAAGCCGCGGAATTGGAGTTACAGATTCAGCGGCTCGGCGGCATCATCCATCCGAAAGGCCACCCAGCCGACTCTCTGCATCAAATCGCGCAGCGTGCCAATCGGATCGAGGCCGCCGATCCGCCTCGCTATCAGCTCGATTCGCCGCGGGCACGACGTCCGAAAGCCGCCGAGGTAATCGGACGCATCGCTGCGACCGAGGTCCCACCACACACTCGACCGGAATCTGACACCAGCGATCTGTCTGACGCCAGCGAGACGGCGACCAAGATCGATCGAACAAGCCCTCGATCAAACCCGAGAACCACCACGCTGTTTGGCGGGTGGAATCAGGTGCGAGAGGTTTTGGATCGGCCGTCGAAACAGAAGCCGCCTAAGCCGGAACACCACCAAGACACCAAAGACCGAAATCATCGAACCGATGCCGTGGCGCCCGACCGAGTGGAACTGGCCCTCCATTTGGCGGCAGACCTTGCCACGGAATCACCAGACCCGACACCGCAGCGACGCAGACCCGCCGCTTGGTTGTTGAGCGCACTGTTTCACGGTTTCCTGCTGCTGGGTCTGGCGCTGCTGACGTTGGCTTCGCCGCCGCCGAGGGATCAGATCGCGATCGCCGGGTCGGTCGCCGAAACGGACGAATTGGCGATCGAATCACTGACCATTGAAACCCCGACGCTCCAGCCGCCCTCCAGCGAGCCGACCCCCAGCGAAGTACCGTCCGAAATCAGTGACCTTGGGGAGATCCCGATCAGCGAGATCCTCCGCGAAGCGCCGCCGACGCCCCCGAGCCCGATGATCGATTCGATGCTCAGCGGTGATCCGTCCAGCGCCGCGGCGATGTCTCTGAAATCCGACTCCGACGCAACGATGGATTTCTGTGGCGTCGACGGCGGCGGGAACCATTTCGTTTATCTGGTCGACAGCAGCGGCAGCATGGGAAACGCATTTGAATCGGCACGAGCGGAGTTGTTGCGCTCGATCAACTTGCTGAAGCCCGAGCAGCGGTTTTATGTCATCTTCTTTGACGCCCAGCCGGACTACATGCGATTGTCATCTCTCGATCAAGACGAACCGCGCAGCGTCTATGCCACGCCGGAAAACAAACACCGACTACAGCGCTGGGCGAAGACGATCCGGATGGATCGCGGGCGCGCGCCCTATGACGCCTTGCCGTTTGCACTGGAGTTGAACCCCGACGTCATCTTCCTGTTGTCCGACGGCGAATTTCCACAGCGGATCGAAGACCTGTTGCAGGACATCAATCGCGTCGACAACCTGTTCGGGGACGACGACCCGATCAGCATCGTGCACACGATCGGTTACCACAGCCGCGACGGAGAGAGCCGGATGCGGCGGATCGCCGCGCAAAACGGCGGCCAGTACCGTCACGTTCCCAAACCGAGAAAAAACTAG